A segment of the Lycium ferocissimum isolate CSIRO_LF1 chromosome 10, AGI_CSIRO_Lferr_CH_V1, whole genome shotgun sequence genome:
ATAATTGTGTTCTGCCGAACCTGTACCGTACATGCTTTCTCTGCCCCCCGCCTATATGcatgcatctatatatatacacacttggAGTAGTATATATCACTACACAACCTTAACACAACAAGAAACTATATTCTCACTGTGTGTTTGTGTGTAAAAATTTGTGAAGCTAAGCTCAGCTGCATTAATGGAGATCATGAACATAGATGGACAACATGATCCAATTGTGTTCTTTGATGTGGAGACGACATACCCGAATCCGGGTCAGGATAGGATCCTATATGAATTCGGATCCATATATGTATGTCCAAGGAGGTTGATTGAGCTTGATATTTATTCGACCCTCATCCGACCCAATGACTTGGATACATTACCGGATCTTTCTTATAAAGGCATTACAAGAGAAGACTTAGTCTCTGCCCCTCGCTTCTCTCAAGTTGCTGACACTATCTACGATATCCTCCATGGTAAGTAATtagcatataaaaaaaaaaaaatcatcattccaatgtttttttttgtttttccaacTTTTACACACTAGTAACTATAGAATGGGAGTGTCCCTGTATCAGAGTAACGGTAAAATTATCTTCGTATAACCCTTACTTCGTAGGTTCAAGCTTGATATTTGCGTCAGGATAGGCTACCTATATTATACCCCTTGGAATGCGGTCCTAACCCGAATACTCATTGACCATTTTTACACTAGTAACTAGTAatgtagaaaatatttttgttagtTTCTCACTCGATGTTTGGCAACTGCTATGAGACCCGACTCATCTGGATCGTCTTAGGAAAGTCTCACTTTGAGGGTAAAGTGCTCCCTACCAAAAGCAATCACTTCATATCCAGGGCTTAAACTCGAGACCTCTGATTAtggattaattaaaaaatacttATCATCCTACCACATCTTTGATGTTATATcaaaaaaatacttattattaagATTACTCGAATACTTGTAGTAACACTTTATAGTGAATTATAAATTGGTAACTTGGAAATTTGAGCTAATTTTACTTATGGTTACTGAACTCTACTTGTTATAATGATAAAGTCACAGAATTGGTTTTTTATTATCATTGTAAAGTACTGAATTTTACCTATTATAACTGTAAcatcataaaattattttgtttcaCGCTAAAGTCATATTGCACTAAGTATGAATTAATCAGAAAATACAAATTGACTCGAAATGTCAATTTTTTGGCGTACAATTATGACATTTTACTCACCACGTTAGCGCGTTACTACCATAAATTTCacgtcaaaaaaataaatatttcaccTTGGAATAATTTTGACCACCCTCTTCATCATTCTCGACCCTAAGTTACATTCGAAAGTGTTGTAATTACACATAAATGTTATGACAagtctaattttatttttgtgacGCTTTTATCTCTATATGTTGAGACAGGGCGAATATGGGCTGGACATAATATTGAGGAATTTGATTGTGCTCGAATTAAAGAGGCATTTGATGGAATTAATAAGCCAGCACCAGAATATAGGCACTTGATTGATTCATGACATCTGTTAACAGACTGGTTTGGAAAGAGAGCTGGTAACATGAAGGTATTTTTTTATTGGAAAATTTCAGTAATGTACAATCCAGCATACAAAATTGCATTTgtgtagccatatttttaaattacacctGTATTGACACTTTTTGAcggtatacaacattatacaataatatacaactttatacacctactgtatacaatgtataaaccttctttaaaagtgtataataatgtataaaactaGTATTACAATAAACTTATACAAGAGTTGTTTATACAAGAGAGGggtttatacataatgtataagGGGTGTTTATTGGTTGCACAGTGGTGGAGGAGCTGGTAGCTCGCTCGAGATGAAGGAGGAAGGAAAAAGCAGAAGGGTGAAAAAGTGGCTATAAcggataataaaaaaaagatggGCTAAAACGGGTAAATATTTTGCCATAATTGGCATACAGTgttatttccccttttttatttcctttgatGACTCTGAATCGAGGGGTGTAGCCTAGAGGTCAGTGAAACTGAAACAAACCGGGAAAGTAGAGCTGGACTCGATACATTTATTACGGGTCCGTCCAAGCACATTAGATTTGGTACAAATCATGTATTACCTTCGTCGGGCACAATTGGATTTCAAGAGttaaatttcataattttgaTTGTGAAATCAGACATAAAATCCTTcagtttttaaaataaaatttatgtatttcgGAACTACGTAAGAAGTAGACTGATACTGATTTGATTAATAATGTTTGTAGCAGTTGGATAGTCTTGCAGCGTATTTTGGATTTGAAGAGCCAGTGCATAGGTAAGTATGGATATTAATTCGTTTATATTGAGGATAATTTGATTGTTATTAGACCAtagttttgatattttagtgGAGGCCGCGCAGTACTAAAAAATAAGGAATTAGCGACAGACAAATTTTGTAGCCAAACAGCAAAATTTGTCGATAATCCTATTAAGCGACAAAATAGCACGGATTATCAAACAATTTTGTTAGCTACGAGCAATTTAGCGACGGATTAGCAACAAAGTTCGTAgctaattccattttttttcatagtAGGGATCAAGTTTGTGACTTCTTAATCTCTATAATTTCAGGAGTTTGGATGACGTCCGGATGAATCTTAAAGTTGTCAAGCACTGTGGAGCAGTTTTATTCTTGGTAAGTGTAATTATTATTTTGCTCTTATTTTGTTTCAGTTTATATGAcactattttcttattagtttgtcccaaaaaagaatgatacatctCTATATTTGAAATAGTATAACtataaacttctcattttatccttaatgaaaacCTTTTACAGCATCACAAATGCTATGATACACAATTCAACTTATTTGCAGGAGTCTATGTTTCCCAAAATACTTCCTCAAACTTCATGGATTTCACCCGACGAAGTTTCTATACCTTCTATGTACGCGATCCGCGCCTCATTTTATGATGGAAACCCGAAAATACGAGTTATGCACCACGACATTGATTTGAAATTGCATTGTAGTCGCCTCAACGTGCAGTCTGAAATCAGCAAGTTCGATGATGCTAGTAGTCGACTCACTTTCATGGTGGACGCCTCTTCGCTTTTATGTGAAATTCTGAACGAATGTGATGTTCATGCAGAGCAGAGGTACAAGCATTGTGGTGGTAACTCGGAATGGTTTCCTATTGTTCGCAAAAATCAAGTTCGATTGCGGTAAGTTACTAATCTATATGCTCGGACCCTCCAAATATGTTGTCACACCAGTGTCGAGTCATCCATAAATGTATAGCTTTTGGAGGATTCGACACACATCTGACAGACCGACAGTAtatttgaagagtccgagtgaAATAGCTTCTAATAAGGAAAGATAACCTCAATCCGGATATCCTAGAAAATCAGTCAcattttgttctttgttttctgCAATTGTTTTAGTGAGATATATTACATGTTGCTGATTTTGATATAGAATTGCtttgatatatttataatatcaaTCAGCTAAGTGAGAAAATGTGTGATATTGTCACGCGCCGGAAAGCCCGGGCTTTGCAATCGGCACCCAACAACCCCCCATATCAAGCGAACCATTCATTAAACATAGTAAATGCACCCTAAACTGAATATAAATCCAACATAAAGACGTAAATAATCCAAAAATCAGTAACCAAGTACAGTGCGGAATTCAAAATAGGTATGAACCTGCATTTGGATGAGCATCTAAGAGTCGGGATCACAGAGGTCAATAGAGTTGAGTCCACTCGTGTTCGCGAAGCCCATCTCCCTTTTACGGTTCAGGCCAGCTCTCCACCTTTTGCAATCGCAAGACACCAgatgacaacaaaaaatttaaaagtgtcTAAGGTTCCAAAATGTGACTAAACTCACTCTAGCCCCTCGCCCCCGGGTCTCAATTCAAACCATCTTAGTAAGTCCCAAATGGTAATATCAACTTGTACAAGTTGTTGCATAAACACCAAAAACCAAAAATCGGAAAACGAATTAATTCGGGGTTGAATTCGGTTTTGAAGATTGTCCTTCCGGTTTTTCGGTTAAATcgaagttttttatttttatttttttttgtgtaagagacaataatattataatatttacttagcaactaaatgttattaaacaatcaagttaaatgttttatagtaaatcaaattgcTATATATTCAGGAATAACTCATAATGTGTTCCATCtttttatacaatttcataTTTCGCAAAAAATACGCAAGAGACCTTttctacttcctccttattctcaacttctttcattgttccataaaaaataaaatctcaattttcatttcaagaatctaataatttgagtgttgatttttattcatatagtataataaaaatgttattttaatattcatataatttatttcacctattataataaattagatataactcacataatttgattatacactatataaaattttatatgcatgattttattatacgttgtataatacattatatatatagaagatattatcttgtattgtggatgatcactatgaaattttcaaacatttatttctccgtaactCGAAGCAAtcaaaaaaaatggaaataaatggagAGATTTGTAATTGCTAAAAAACAAAGACATAACCAAATATGTTGAGTcaccgaactttgaaaaaaggAATTTCAAATATCAAAATGAGGGGTTGAATTGTTGCAAATTGTCCTTCCTCACTTGTGTAGAGACTTAGCTTCAATCTGTTCTTCAGGTTCATAATGTGTCCATCCTAATCACAAATAAAGAAGGTAAATCAAAGTCTGATGCAGACTTTTCAATTGACATTTGTCCTCTTTTTTATATCCATgaaattttcttatttctaaaaaaaagggaaagtgagAGTACAAAGACATAACAAATATGTTGAGGCATTTCATCAAAGATTTGGCTTTAtactatttttgttattttttgggGATCCAAAAATGTACTATTTTTGGGGGATCCAATACGAGCCCGATGGA
Coding sequences within it:
- the LOC132032788 gene encoding protein NEN1-like isoform X1 gives rise to the protein MKQLDSLAAYFGFEEPVHRSLDDVRMNLKVVKHCGAVLFLESMFPKILPQTSWISPDEVSIPSMYAIRASFYDGNPKIRVMHHDIDLKLHCSRLNVQSEISKFDDASSRLTFMVDASSLLCEILNECDVHAEQRYKHCGGNSEWFPIVRKNQVRLRLKGRGGTQIERHQNGSFTNQRVEYNNFDFAELERLISSGNFVDAYFSLDTFDYMKKAGIGLVTDKLIIHQVLPNVLF
- the LOC132032788 gene encoding protein NEN1-like isoform X3, giving the protein MKLDSLAAYFGFEEPVHRSLDDVRMNLKVVKHCGAVLFLESMFPKILPQTSWISPDEVSIPSMYAIRASFYDGNPKIRVMHHDIDLKLHCSRLNVQSEISKFDDASSRLTFMVDASSLLCEILNECDVHAEQRYKHCGGNSEWFPIVRKNQVRLRLKGRGGTQIERHQNGSFTNQRVEYNNFDFAELERLISSGNFVDAYFSLDTFDYMKKAGIGLVTDKLIIHQVLPNVLF
- the LOC132032788 gene encoding protein NEN1-like isoform X2, which translates into the protein MKQLDSLAAYFGFEEPVHRSLDDVRMNLKVVKHCGAVLFLESMFPKILPQTSWISPDEVSIPSMYAIRASFYDGNPKIRVMHHDIDLKLHCSRLNVQSEISKFDDASSRLTFMVDASSLLCEILNECDVHAEQRYKHCGGNSEWFPIVRKNQVRLRLKGRGGTQIERHQNGSFTNQRVEYNNFDFAELERLISSGNFVDAYFSLDTFDYMKKAGIGLVTDKLIIHQVLPNVLF
- the LOC132032788 gene encoding protein NEN1-like isoform X4, with the protein product MKLDSLAAYFGFEEPVHRSLDDVRMNLKVVKHCGAVLFLESMFPKILPQTSWISPDEVSIPSMYAIRASFYDGNPKIRVMHHDIDLKLHCSRLNVQSEISKFDDASSRLTFMVDASSLLCEILNECDVHAEQRYKHCGGNSEWFPIVRKNQVRLRLKGRGGTQIERHQNGSFTNQRVEYNNFDFAELERLISSGNFVDAYFSLDTFDYMKKAGIGLVTDKLIIHQVLPNVLF
- the LOC132032788 gene encoding protein NEN1-like isoform X5, which translates into the protein MNLKVVKHCGAVLFLESMFPKILPQTSWISPDEVSIPSMYAIRASFYDGNPKIRVMHHDIDLKLHCSRLNVQSEISKFDDASSRLTFMVDASSLLCEILNECDVHAEQRYKHCGGNSEWFPIVRKNQVRLRLKGRGGTQIERHQNGSFTNQRVEYNNFDFAELERLISSGNFVDAYFSLDTFDYMKKAGIGLVTDKLIIHQVLPNVLF